The DNA region CTTAGGGTACCTTTCTTCCAAGTCAAGATGTTTTGCTAGTCACTCAGGCCCATTAGTGGATGCTTACCTCTGAATTGTGGCATCAAACATTTAATAATGTTTCTTGTTTAGCTCCTTCATGCCTATTGTAATTGGTGTAGGAATATTACCCATATTAAGGTTGTACCTAATTGCTGATTGTCAAGGGGCATTCTGATATGTTTTTGTGCTTGCAAATTAAGTCATTAGTCAATGGAATCAATGCGATTGTgccttgaaaagaaaaaggaaaaagaaagggtggTTAACAtatcagtctttttttttttgggggggtgtaGTAAAGAAATTGAAGTAATGCTGTATAAAACACAATGGTTTGGATTTATTTCCATGGGATGCACAAGTTTTGCTAACAAATGTAGCAAAATAGGACATGATGCCCATACGCAGGGGGGAAAGTCTGAGAAAGAAAGATGTATGGGCAATAAAATCCCCTCCCCCACCCCAACCCACACACCAACCAACTCAGCCTAGCTTTGTTCCTGTTCCCCTTTTCTCTATAATCTGATGCGTTGGTTCTCCTATAAAGTTTGAGACTTTATCCTGTTGGCAAGGACATGAACTTTGTATGTTGGCAAGGACACAAGTTTCTGTTTTATGTGGACAGTGTATTGTTGTATCATAATTTGGCATGAATCTGTCCccgtgtgtgtgagagagagagactacaTTTTGGACTATGGATTAGGatactacatttttttatttaaaaaagtaattaattaaatttcgTACACGGAAGAGGAGATTGAGCTTAGATATGGGAGAGAGTACCTTCCCAGTCAATGGGTCCTAGTTACCATGGAGAATATAGCAGCTATTTTCCTCtggatatatttttttgtacaaCTTTATTCTTTCCATTAGTTGAGATGTTGAGATCTGGTCTTCCTCCGTTCCATCTCCCTCATTTCCTCTGGTATTGCTGTTTGCTTATGAGTATGAATGCATATGTTATTACTGTTTATCCACATTTTTTGCTCCTAGCCCTGGTTCTTATTGATGTTTGTGGTTGCAGGATCTGAAGTGCTTCGTATTCTCTCTCATATCTCTTCATTTCAAGATCAAGCCAATATAGTATGGATTAGGAGTCCTCTGTTTTCTCTGCAATCTGCATTCGATTCTGTTTGCTATTGTAACAGTTACCGTACGGTCTTAGTCATTTGACAGTTAAGCACTTTTATTGGTACCTGGTGTGTATGGGAGTGGTTAGTTAGATTTGCCAATGTGTGCACACAGACTGGAATATTACAATGTTACCAAAGATTCCTAATTGCTTCCTGTGTTattgcttttttccttttttcagaATCGATTGCGTTTGAATCAGTATGATGCTAAGAGCCAATTTTGCACTCTCTTgtacttttttatttcattcatttttctctctctttaaattttagtaattttgctTGGGATTTCATTTCTAATGACTATCATGTATAATTTTATCTTCTCATAGTCCATGGGGAATATTGGAACAAAATTTTCCAATTAGGGGATTGATTGTTGAAATTTAGAATTTAGAAGGAGAATTGCAAATGTTGGAATGATTTATAAATAGCTGGAACCCCACGCTCTATTAGTCTCCTTCCCAACACCTTGAGACGCGTGATATATAAACACAATACTAACAGAAGCAAATAATGCATTCATATTCCCACTATATATTCATGCCCTCCGTTTTCTGGCCAATTCAACTCCCAAGCATATGCAATAGTGACATTTGTCGTATATTTTTAGTAAGATTAACACAATATATGATTCTCacaattcatattaaaaaatacatatcaGAAGGATGGTAGAAGATATTTTCccaaaacatattttttggaaatgacattttcacaatttttataagagtaatgctagatattatgttttatcctcctaaagttgatgtggctttcaaaattactatttgatcaaaatttgagtatgattcaattaaaatttaatggtgattttaaaagtcacatcagttttagaagaattttaagagaataaaaagatagtacctagcattactctttttctaATGTTAAGCGAAAGTAGTCTTAGCTGGCACATTTCAAAAAGAGCCCATAATCTCGCAAACAAACCGAGTAAAATtcttttacaaaaaaagaaaaagaaaaaagaaaacattctaATATCAAAACTGGAATAATAGAGTTCTTGTACTCACATAAACCTATTCTTGCACTGGAATAAGACAAACCTGGTGGTACAGCCAAACGCCACCAATCTTCCTCCAATAAACCACGTTCCCAGCACTAGGAACTCTAGCGCAGGACTCAAAGTCCACCGTCAGGCCAAACCACGGAGCAGCACCAACGCCCACGCACGGCAGAGAGAAACGCAGCCTAATCACGTCCACTGCACAGGTAACCCACTCGCAAACAATGGCCCAACACACCGTATAGCAAAAAAAGCTTCGAGGGGGTCTAGCCTCCACAGATTGCTTATagcaattgattgaaattgcTTATAGCATCCACAGAGGGGTCTTGCCTCCTCATGTGATTTCAATCCAACTCTTAAAGATTACTTGAGGAATTTAATCGTACTGtgaaaatgaatacaaaaaCACTGTTAAATTCTCACCCCAAGTCTTATGCTTCCTCTAATATTTATGCTCTTAATGCCTACTTCAAGCTCTTCTCATCAATGCCAGCTCCCACTTCACACACTGACATAGACACCAAAATAAGGTCCCTTTGTGAGAAACCCAATTCTCAATTCTCCGAGGCCGTTTCATTGTTTCAATGTGCCGTCGGTTCTTGCCTCTTGCCTTCTTGGTCAACCTGCAATTTCCTTGTTGATGTGCTTGCAAGGTCGAAAAATCATGACTTGGCTCTTTCGGTTTATAAGCAGATGACCCATGTTGGTGTTTCACCGAGTTTTCTCTCATTGAGTGGTTTGACTGATTGTTTTGTGAGCGCCCGGAAGCCCGAATTGGCGCTTGGGGTCATGGGGTTAATGGTGAAGTGGGGTTTTAGGTTTCATGTATTTGGTATGAATCGTATATTAAAGGGTTTGTGCCAAAATGGTGAGGTTGGGAATGCAATGGGTTTGTTCCGAGAAATGCAAAGGAATTGTGTATCACCAGATATTATTAGTTACAACATTCTTATAAATGGACTTTGCAAGGCGAAGAAATTGAGAGAAGCGGTATGTTTGTTTGTTGACATGGAGGCGGCTGATTGTCACCCGAATTTGGTAACATACACGACTTTGGTAGATGGTCTTTGTAAGGATGGTAGAGTTGATGAGGCAATGGATGTGTGggaggagatgaagaagaaaggtCTGGATGCGGATGTTATTGTGTACAGTGCCCTTATAAATGGCCTTTCTTTTAAAGGAAATGTTGATAGAGCGAAAGATGTTTTTGATGAGATGCTGGGAAAGGGAATTCTCCCCAATGTAGTTACTTATAATCCTTTGATGCATAATCTTTGTAGGATGGGGCATTGGAAAGAGGCCACTGTGATGTTGAATGATATGGAAGAACGTGGAATTCGCCTTGATGTTGTTACTTATACGGTGTTAATTGAAGGGCTTTGCAAAGATGGGAGGGCTAGAAATGCCATGGACATATTGGACTTGATGCTTGAGAAGGGAGTAGAGCCTAGCACTCAAACATATAATGTTATAATTAATGGACTATGCAAGGGGGGCATGGTCAGTGAAGCTTTTAAAATATTGGAAATGATGACTAAGAAGGGGATAGAGCCTGATGTGGTTACTTACAATACATTGTTGATGGGACTTTGTGGTGACGGGAAGGTTGATGAGGCGATGaaactcttaaaatttattttgaatgggGAGAGCTTTGTTGAACCGAATGTCATGACATTTAACTTGTTAATTCAGGGATTCTGCAAGGAAGGCTGTCTTGATGAGGCTGTAGAGATATATCATATGATGGTTGAAAAGGGGATCTCAGGTAGCATTGTAACTTACAATTTTTTGATTGGGGGGTATCTGAAGGCAGGAATGGTTGGCAAAGCCATGGAACTATGGAAACATGCACTGGACTTGGGACTTTCTCCAAACTCAACCACATATAGTATTATAATTGATGGTTTTTGCAAAATGCCTATACTTAGTGTTGCTAAGGGCATTTTTAGTAAAATGAAGACTTGTGGGCTTAGTCCGACGGTGTTTGATTACAATACATTGATGGCATCCTTGTGCAAGGAGGGTAGCTTGGAGCAAGCTAGGAGGCTGTTTCAAGAAATGAGAAATTCAACTCATGCACCAGATGTTGCATCATTTACTATAATAATCAATGCAACTTTCAAAGCAGGAGATTTTCAATGTGCCAAGGAATTGCTAATGGACATGCTTGAATTAGGTTTAATGCCTGATCATTTGACCTTTTCCGTATTAATAAATAGATTGTCAAAACTTGGTCTATTGGAAGATGCTAAAAGTGTTTTTGAGAGAATGATAGATAGTGGTTTTACACCAGACACCTTCGTATATGATTCTTTACTTAAGGGCTTTGCTTCAAAGGGAGAAACCAAAGCAATCATTGACCTGCTTCATCAAATGGCAGATAAGGGTCTTGTTCTTGACTCAGAAATAATTTCTACCATCTTGACATGCCTTTGTGATATGTCAAAAGACGTTGATGTTATGGAGATTCTGCCCAATTTTTCCAAAGAGGCATCAAAAGGAGCAAGCATTTCATGCGACGAGCTTTTATCAAAACTGAACAAGTCTCACCCAGAACTTAAATTTTGTGTTGCGTGATACTCTGCATCTCAAGAAAGGCTTGCCGATGCAATAATAGATCTCCAACAGTACTCTCCTAAGTAAGTCTTCACTATAATCTTTCGTTTTTAAGTACTTCTTCATAGCATGCTCTGTATATTCTCTTCTTATATTAGCCAAAGGCTTCTTGCAAAGGACGATTTATGGCAGGTCACAAAGATATGATTTGTCTTTCTACATTTGATTTGattctgtttttttgttttattgttttgttgtcTGGGGATATATTTGAATGTTATCGTTCCATAGGAGTAAAATTTGGTTaactcaaattttttgtttgtctgGATCTCATATCTTTTGTCCTTTACAGCATTGCCCCTTTCTATCTTGTTTATACCAAATGCTGCAAGAAATGATCTTATTATGTTTATTCTATTGCTTAGTGCATTGGTAAGCAAATCTTAAACTTAACATAAAcgggggagaaaaaaataaaaccaatagTCTTGTAGGTTAGTTATTAGCACAGTAGCTTACCATTAGAATCTCACACTAGTTTTTTCTTGTCTATCCTTTGTGAATGATCAGATGTTTTACTTCCCTTGCAAACCATCATGGCTTAATTAAGTAGTTTCAACACTCTTTTGAAGCATGCTAATGCTGCTTTACGAgctaaattgtatatatatgctGCGACAGGGCCTTAGGGCATTTGGAAGGTTCAGTTCTACTCTTGTGAGAGCATTGGTTTTGGACAAAGAATAGCTTCCCTCTTCATACCTATGTGTTGAGCACTGGAAGGTTCTAGTCGAGGTTTAGCACTTCATTTCATCACGTACAAAAACTGGCCTTCACTTCAGGACATGCATGCAGAGTTATTGAAACTAAAGGGTAAGAGACAAGAAGTCCTAAACACCAATCTGTGAAATCAGATATTCGACCAATATACTGTCACCTGAGAGAGATACAGACTGAACTATTGTTATGGTTGGAACTTATTGCAAGTATGGAAGGATGAATTGCAGAGTAGATTCTCATACTTATACAACATGGAAGATGGATGTCAAGAATCTCCAGTGCAGATTCCAAAGCAGAAAAGACAGCTTGGTGAATATCAGGCTTTAAAGTTTCAAGATGAGGTCTTAACATGAAGCAGGAGAACAAGAAGGTTTCCAAAAACTGCAAGCAGGCCTCAATTGCGTGAGTGCATTGAAGGTTGATGTTAAGAAGACACTGGTGCAAGATCTTGGGATTTTAGTGTCAGAAACAAACAAGAAGTTGGGCCCAAATTCCCTTGCGGTCTTTCTTATTTGGGGTTAAGTTGAAGAAGCAAAAGACAtcaatcttctctttttgtGACTCCAGCATTGCAGAAACAAGCAGCTGGAGTCCCTATGTAGATTAGCCTTTCTCTACTTGTTTTGCTTTGTCATTtacttttttggtgtttgaaaaCTCATtgattggagtttttttttgttgatactGGGTTTTAGATTCCTTTGCAGATAGAAATTGCAGAGGGTTTCTTGTTCTtgtaattttggttttaaacccaagtaaataaaatatgtttccTTATATTCGGTTTGTAATATAAGTATATGATCTTTTTAAGGATTCCTCCCTTTATTTCAATCCTCACTTTCCGAATTTCAATTCTGTGTATCAAGAAACCTTTGAGCGGCTTATTTTATGTGTTAGCACTTTTTATCTTCCCATGGATTTCCATTACTGTATATTGCAATGAGAAAACCATAATTATGCATTTgctctggaaaaaaaaaaaaaaaaatacagggaaaagcACAATTCTACATGTCACATGACTCAAGCCTGCTGAGTGCTAACACTATGGCCAAAAAGGTGTTGAACAAAACTTTTACCAAGATCCAAGGATAAGTATGTGGGCATCCGAAAGAGGATGATAAATCAAAGCTAGGATCTTCTGCAATTTTAGTGCTTATTCTCTTGGAATCTCAGGAAATAAGATCCTATATAATCAAACTAAATCCTCCATTTCAAAAGCTACGCGACAGGGATCAGGACTCATTTGGGGGGTCATGGAACTGACATAAAATTTACACTGGTGTTCAACCATGTCTTAATTAACCATCTGAAGGGTAGCCCacataactctctctctctctctctctctctcttaagaAGACATTTTAGCATCCAAAGAGGAGCACTCCTTTCAAAGTGAAACCATCCACCTCAAAAGGATACTCATCTTGAATGCTCAAATGCATCCCCGGCAATCACCCTGAACAAATTGAGCAAACAATTTACACCAATGACAAAGATACTCATCCCATCATTTAATTTACACATTTTCATTTAACATCTGAATTTACACccaaaaaatttcctaaaaacAATTCAGCatagaacccaaaaaaattctGTTCATTTGCACAGGTTCTCAACCTTCTCCCCTTCAATCTCATAGCGAGCCTCATTTTTGCTTAAAACCTCCGACTTTTCACCCGCATCCATCAACTATCATGCATGACAACGCTTTTGTTCTCACAGTTCACCTCATGGTGCAGGTTTATTGTCATCTCTTGCTGGTGAACCCATAATCTCTTTATCATTTTTGCTTTGTGTAGCTTCAGCCTGGTTGTCAATAACAGCTTTGTGATCACTCTCAGCTGTCTTCATGTTCAGAGAGCTATTAGGATTTTTAACATCtgtcatttgttttttgaacTCTGCGTTCATGTCTTGTGATGGCGCTTTATCTTCTTGAACTTGCTCACTCTGTGCATTTCCTGAGACACAAGCTCCGTCTTCTTGGATTTGCTCTTTGAGTGCATAGCCGGACTCACGAACTTTGATCTCTTCTGCAGTCTTAACCTCTTGTTTTGGCACAAGTTCACAGGGAAGACTAGAGCTAACCGCATTAGTCTGTTCAGATGACATATTCGATGATGTGGCAAATACAGATGGAGTATGCTGAACTGGTGGTGAGGCAGCTTTTCCTGAGCCGGGATGTGAAACTTTGATCTCTTCTGCAGTCTTAGCCTCTTGTTTTGGCACAAGTTCACAGGGAAGACTAGATGTAACAGCATTAGTCTGTTCAGACAACATATTTGAAGATGCGGCAATCGTGGATGAAGTATGCTGAACTGTTGGCGAGGCAGCATTTACTGAACCAGGNNNNNNNNNNNNNNNNNNNNNNNNNNNNNNNNNNNNNNNNNNNNNNNNNNNNNNNNNNNNNNNNNNNNNNNNNNNNNNNNNNNNNNNNNNNNNNNNNNNNGCAGGAATGGTTGACAAAGCCATGGAACTATGGAAACATGCACTGGACTTGGGACTTTCTCCAAACTCAACCACATATAGTATTATAATTGATGGTTTTTGCAAAATGCCTATACTTAGTGTTGCTAAGGGCATTTTTAGTAAAATGAAGACTTGTGGGCTTAGTCCGACGGTGTTTGATTACAATACATTGATGGCATCCTTGTGCAAGGAGGGTAGCTTGGAGCAAGCTAGGAGGCTGTTTCAAGAAATGAGAAATTCAACTCATGCACCAGATGTTGCATCATTTACTATAATAATCAATGCAACTTTCAAAGCAGGAGATTTTCAATGTGCCAAGGAATTGCTAATGGACATGCTTGAATTAGGTTTAATGCCTGATCATTTGACCTTTTCCGTATTAATAAATAGATTGTCAAAACTTGGTCTATTGGAAGATGCTAAAAGTGTTTTTGAGAGAATGATAGATAGTGGTTTTACACCAGACACCTTTGTATATGATTCTTTACTTAAGGGCTTTGCTTCAAAGGGAGAAACCAAAGCAATCATTGACCTGCTTCATCAAATGGCAGATAAGGGTCTTGTTCTTGACTCAGAAATAATTTCTACCATCTTGACATGCCTTTGTGATATGTCAAAAGACGTTGATGTTATGGAGATTCTGCCCAATTTTTCCAAAGAGGCATCAAAAGGAGCAAGCATTTCATGCGACGAGCTTTTATCAAAACTGAACAAGTCTCACCCAGAACTTAAATTTTGTGTTGCGTGATACTCTGCATCTCAAGAAAGGCTTGCCGATGCAATAATAGATCTCCAACAGTACTCTCCTAAGTAAGTCTTCACTATAATCTTTCGTTTTTAAGTACTTCTTCATAGCATGCTCTGTATATTCTCTTCTTATATTAGCCAAAGGCTTCTTGCAAAGGACGATTTATGGCAGGTCACAAAGATATGATTTGTCTTTCTACATTTGATTTGattctgtttttttgttttattgttttgttgtcTGGGGATATATTTGAATGTTATCGTTCCATAGGAGTAAAATTTGGTTaactcaaattttttgtttgtctgGATCTCATATCTTTTGTCCTTTACAGCATTGCCCCTTTCTATCTTGTTTATACCAAATGCTGCAAGAAATGATCTTATTATGTTTATTCTATTGCTTAGTGCATTGGTAAGCAAATCTTAAACTTAACATAAAcgggggagaaaaaaataaaaccaatagTCTTGTAGGTTAGTTATTAGCACAGTAGCTTACCATTAGAATCTCACACTAGTTTTTTCTTGTCTATCCTTTGTGAATGATCAGATGTTTTACTTCCCTTGCAAACCATCATGGCTTAATTAAGTAGTTTCAACACTCTTTTGAAGCATGCTAATGCTGCTTTACGAgctaaattgtatatatatgctGCGACAGGGCCTTAGGGCATTTGGAAGGTTCAGTTCTACTCTTGTGAGAGCATTGGTTTTGGACAAAGAATAGCTTCCCTCTTCATACCTATGTGTTGAGCACTGGAAGGTTCTAGTCGAGGTTTAGCACTTCATTTCATCACGTACAAAAACTGGCCTTCACTTCAGGACATGCATGCAGAGTTATTGAAACTAAAGGGTAAGAGACAAGAAGTCCTAAACACCAATCTGTGAAATCAGATATTCGACCAATATACTGTCACCTGAGAGAGATACAGACTGAACTATTGTTATGGTTGGAACTTATTGCAAGTATGGAAGGATGAATTGCAGAGTAGATTCTCATACTTATACAACATGGAAGATGGATGTCAAGAATCTCCAGTGCAGATTCCAAAGCAGAAAAGACAGCTTGGTGAATATCAGGCTTTAAAGTTTCAAGATGAGGTCTTAACATGAAGCAGGAGAACAAGAAGGTTTCCAAAAACTGCAAGCAGGCCTCAATTGCGTGAGTGCATTGAAGGTTGATGTTAAGAAGACACTGGTGCAAGATCTTGGGATTTTAGTGTCAGAAACAAACAAGAAGTTGGGCCCAAATTCCCTTGCGGTCTTTCTTATTTGGGGTTAAGTTGAAGAAGCAAAAGACAtcaatcttctctttttgtGACTCCAGCATTGCAGAAACAAGCAGCTGGAGTCCCTATGTAGATTAGCCTTTCTCTACTTGTTTTGCTTTGTCATTtacttttttggtgtttgaaaaCTCATtgattggagtttttttttgttgatactGGGTTTTAGATTCCTTTGCAGATAGAAATTGCAGAGGGTTTCTTGTTCTtgtaattttggttttaaacccaagtaaataaaatatgtttccTTATATTCGGTTTGTAATATAAGTATATGATCTTTTTAAGGATTCCTCCCTTTATTTCAATCCTCAGTTTCCGAAATTCAATTGTGTGTATCAAGAAACCTTTGAGCGGCTTATTTTATGTGTTAGCACTTTTTATCTTCCCATGGATTTCCATTACTGTATATTGCAATGAGAAAACCATACTTATGCatttgctcaggaaaaaaaaaaaatacagggaaaagcACAATTTTACATGTCACATGACTCAAGCCTGCTGAGTGCTAACACTATGGCCAAAAAGGTGTTCAACAAAACTTTTACCAAGATCCAAGGATAAGTATGTGGGCATCCGAAAGAGGATGATAAATCAAAGCTAGGATCTTCTGCAATTTTAGTGCTTATTCTCTTGGAATCTCAGGAAATAAGATCCTATATAATCAAACTAAATCCTCCATTTCAAAAGCTACGCGACAGGGATCAGGACTCATTTGGGGGGTCATGGAACTGACATAAAATTTACACTGGTGTTCAACCATGTCTTAATTAACCATCTGAAGGGTAGCCCacataactctctctctctctctctctctctcttaagaAGACATTTTAGCATCCAAAGAGGAGCACTCCTTTCAAAGTGAAACCATCCACCTCAAAAGGATACTCATCTTGAATGCTCAAATGCATCCCCGGCAATCACCCTGAACAAATTGAGCAAACAATTTACACCAATGACAAAGATACTCATCCCATCATTTAATTTACACATTTTCATTTAACATCTGAATTTACACccaaaaaatttcctaaaaacAATTCAGCatagaacccaaaaaaattctGTTCATTTGCACAGGTTCTCAACCTTCTCCCCTTCAATCTCATAGCGAGCCTCATTTTTGCTTAAAACCTCCGACTTTTCACCCGCATCCATCAACTATCATGCATGACAACGCTTTTGTTCTCACAGTTCACCTCATGGTGCAGGTTTATTGTCATCTCTTGCTGGTGAACCCATAATCTCTTTATCATTTTTGCTTTGTGTAGCTTCAGCCTGGTTGTCAATAACAGCTTTGTGATCACTCTCAGCTGTCTTCATGTTCAGAGAGCTATTAGGATTTTTAACATCtgtcatttgttttttgaacTCTGCGTTCATGTCTTGTGATGGCGCTTTATCTTCTTGAACTTGCTCACTCTGTGCATTTCCTGAGACACAAGCTCCGTCTTCTTGGATTTGCTCTTTGAGTGCATAGCCGGACTCACGAACTTTGATCTCTTCTGCAGTCTTAACCTCTTGTTTTGGCACAAGTTCACAGGGAAGACTAGAGCTAACCGCATTAGTCTGTTCAGATGACATATTCGATGATGTGGCAAATACAGATGGAGTATGCTGAACTGGTGGTGAGGCAGCTTTTCCTGAGCCGGGATGTGAAACTTTGATCTCTTCTGCAGTCTTAGCCTCTTGTTTTGGCACAAGTTCACAGGGAAGACTAGATGTAACAGCATTAGTCTGTTCAGACAACATATTTGAAGATGCGGCAATCGTGGATGAAGTATGCTGAACTGTTGGCGAGGCAGCATTTACTGAACCAGGATGAGAAGCAGTAGGTGTGACAGTGACAGCAGGATGAGATGAACCTGGTGTGGCTCCAAGGCCAGGCATGGACGATTTGGTTGAAGAACCTCCTGTGGGTTTGATAAGGACAGCATTCTTTGCCTGAGTAGCCTTGATAAATGATATAGCATCTGATGGAGAGACAATGCGGGCACCAGCAGCAACTGCAGTTGCTCTTAACACAGAATCTGAGCCAATAGTAGGCATTGTTGAAGGGGTTTTTGACGATACCCAGGGTTTTGCTGTGGAACCCAACAATCCCACAGGAGATGATTTTGTAGGGATGGGGCCTTGTTGAGACTGGTCTTGGGCTTGTAGAAGGCTGCTGCCAGCAACAGTAGCTTCAGCAGTTGTGGTAGGAGGCACAGAGTTACTGGTCGTATTTGTGCTAACTGTCACAAATTCAAGGAGAGATCATCCAAATTTGGGACAAACAAGTGCCAAAAACTAATTGCGTTAATCGAAAACCAAAAAATTGTTAGCTATCAAGTATCAATCATGCAAATGAAGGTAATTATTCAGAGAAATTCATCACAACTTTGTCAATTTGTAAGTTCAGCAAAAGTAGTGCTAGTTTAAAGCTGTAAGAACCATACATCATTTATCTTATCCTCTCATGAATCATCACCTGGCCACCTTGtcaaaatcttatccaatcaATGTTgcagaaaattaataaatccATTCATTCtccaaatgattaaaaacaaggaaaaaaaaggttatatatatatatacatagaggGGCGGACCCAAGATTTTCTGCGTGGGGGGTCCGAATCtacgtaaataaataaatacataggaataattttatataccacatttttatcccaaacttgtctcacaatattgatgtgGCAGTCTTAGGCTCTCAACtaacccttgatttttttttcaacaaaggACTGATCCACTATTTGAAATCCTAATATAACTGCTTCAATTTGCCAATATACCCTCTTACTAGAATATATGAATTGATTGGCTCGAACTCTCCTAATAATTTGTGATTGGCCCTAAAAAAGTAATTAGTTCATGGGAAGGTATTCTTTTCACCAGAGATAAATTTCCAACTCTTCACttgtaaaatttgtattttagtGAGGCATTCAACATCAATCAGCCTTTATGGGTCCTAACTTGTTTATGTATTCTTTCACCATTCATTATAAAAGGCAAGCTTCCACTTTGAACTCTTCACTTGCTACAAGCTTGACAGTAAAAAGTGTACGTTTTGCTGCAAGCCAGCAAATCCTTCTAAAAGTCTTGACTTTGGGCGAGAGGTTTTGCTGTAAGCCTGACAAATCTAACATTAAAAAGCAAACCTACAAAATGCAAATCAAATCAATCGTACTTCAAGAAGCCATTTGAGGGGGGTGATCTGTTAGTTGAGGGGgatgaataaatatatatgaggGACatttgttgtaaaaaaaaaaaaatctagtgtttTTATTGGACTTCTATACAACTTTGGGGTTGCCATGGACCCCCCAAAGCACCACGTGGGTCCACCGCTAACATACATACACACAAGATCTCCACATAATGCAAACATAGCTAAGTGCTGGACCCAGCACCACAGAAGCTTAAAAGTATTGGCCTTAACTAGACATTGATCAATGTGACGAAAAACTACTCCTGCTGCTATTCACCTTCCACTACAACCTAAGGGATAACTGATAAACAGCTCATAAAGATGTTCAAACCACCAAGTAGTGAAGACCCATAATGAGTGGTTAAATAAGCATATCTTAGTCTTGCAAATAAATCCAATAAGATTGTAACAGG from Corylus avellana chromosome ca10, CavTom2PMs-1.0 includes:
- the LOC132164740 gene encoding uncharacterized protein LOC132164740 isoform X2, which codes for MLWRHLAYLHALLDEVEDGAQPLDDDSDLENEVEAFPTVSGEALIEAAACVKVLIASGLPSDSNLPNSSTVEAPLTINIPNGPSYRAPSENSEATSSMQGKNITVPVSVQKQPLPAAIPAEVLDANGSANGNIPPRRKRKPWSEAEDLELIAAVQKFGEGNWANILRGDFKGDRTASQLSQRWAIIRKRRGNLNVGPNSTGSQLSEARRAAHHAMSLALDMPVKNLAAARAVSTNTTSNSVPPTTTAEATVAGSSLLQAQDQSQQGPIPTKSSPVGLLGSTAKPWVSSKTPSTMPTIGSDSVLRATAVAAGARIVSPSDAISFIKATQAKNAVLIKPTGGSSTKSSMPGLGATPGSSHPAVTVTPTASHPGSVNAASPTVQHTSSTIAASSNMLSEQTNAVTSSLPCELVPKQEAKTAEEIKVSHPGSGKAASPPVQHTPSVFATSSNMSSEQTNAVSSSLPCELVPKQEVKTAEEIKVRESGYALKEQIQEDGACVSGNAQSEQVQEDKAPSQDMNAEFKKQMTDVKNPNSSLNMKTAESDHKAVIDNQAEATQSKNDKEIMGSPARDDNKPAP
- the LOC132164740 gene encoding uncharacterized protein LOC132164740 isoform X1, giving the protein MFEKNKKHKKVSISEEDASTLLQRYTATTVLALLQEVAHCADAKIDWEALVRNTSTGISDAREYQMLWRHIAYRHALLDEFEDGAQPLDDDSDLENEVEAFPTVSGEALIEAAACVKVLIASGLPSDSNLPNSSTVEAPLTINIPNGPSYRAPSENSEATSSMQGKNITVPVSVQKQPLPAAIPAEVLDANGSANGNIPPRRKRKPWSEAEDLELIAAVQKFGEGNWANILRGDFKGDRTASQLSQRWAIIRKRRGNLNVGPNSTGSQLSEARRAAHHAMSLALDMPVKNLAAARAVSTNTTSNSVPPTTTAEATVAGSSLLQAQDQSQQGPIPTKSSPVGLLGSTAKPWVSSKTPSTMPTIGSDSVLRATAVAAGARIVSPSDAISFIKATQAKNAVLIKPTGGSSTKSSMPGLGATPGSSHPAVTVTPTASHPGSVNAASPTVQHTSSTIAASSNMLSEQTNAVTSSLPCELVPKQEAKTAEEIKVSHPGSGKAASPPVQHTPSVFATSSNMSSEQTNAVSSSLPCELVPKQEVKTAEEIKVRESGYALKEQIQEDGACVSGNAQSEQVQEDKAPSQDMNAEFKKQMTDVKNPNSSLNMKTAESDHKAVIDNQAEATQSKNDKEIMGSPARDDNKPAP